In Oncorhynchus nerka isolate Pitt River unplaced genomic scaffold, Oner_Uvic_2.0 unplaced_scaffold_720, whole genome shotgun sequence, the following proteins share a genomic window:
- the LOC135571159 gene encoding histidine-rich glycoprotein-like — MDRLSVLHDLLMEAADWSRVIQSAQSVPVLLHVYFNTVTTVSDERLLAQLVLVLLERSSLLLNIPKYTAEIHRSVHTHTGQDTHTHTHTLVSTHTVSHTHWSGHTHTPVSTHTHTGQDTHRITHTLVRTHTHWSGHTHTHTHTLVSTHTVSHTHWSGHTPHHTHTGQDTHTHTGQDTHTLVRTHRITHTLVRTHTHTGQYTHRITHTLVRTHTHWSVHTPYHTHTGQDTHRITHTLVRTHTVSHTHWSGHTHTLVRTHTVSHTHWSGHTHTGQDTHTHWSGHTPHHTHTGQDTHTHWSGHTPYHTYR; from the exons ATGGACAGACTGAGTGTGCTCCATGACCTGCTGATGGAGGCAGCTGATTGGTCCAGAGTCATCCAATCAGCTCAAAGTGTTCCAGTGCTGCTGCACGTCTACTTCAACACAGTTAccacg gtatcagATGAGAGGTTGCTGGCCCAGCTGGTGTTGGTGCTGTTGGAGAGAAGCAGTCTGTTGCTCAACATCCCCAAATACACTGCAGAGATACAccggtcagtacacacacacactggtcaggacacacacacacacacacacacactggtcagtacacacaccgtatcacacacacactggtcaggacacacacacacaccggtcagtacacacacacacactggtcaggacacacaccgcatcacacacacactggtcaggacacacacacactggtcaggacacacacacacacacacacacacactggtcagtacacacaccgtatcacacacacactggtcaggacacacaccgcatcacacacacactggtcaggacacacacacacacactggtcaggacacacacacactggtcaggacacaccgtatcacacacacactggtcaggacacacacacacactggtcagtacacacaccgtatcacacacacactggtcaggacacacacacactggtcagtacacacaccgtatcacacacacactggtcaggacacacaccgtatcacacacacactggtcaggacacacaccgtatcacacacacactggtcaggacacacacatacactggtcaggacacacaccgtatcacacacacactggtcaggacacacacacactggtcaggacacacacacacactggtcaggacacacaccgcatcacacacacactggtcaggacacacacacacactggtcaggacACACACCGTATCACACATacaggtaa